In a genomic window of Hyphomonas sp.:
- a CDS encoding efflux RND transporter periplasmic adaptor subunit has translation MIRLTVLLCLLCSLIGACTEGGREDQSVAPQTDIIAESEASIIRVETISAEETLLAEPLIASGTIAAKQTSNIGALAEGVVERIFVRVGDRVQKGDPLFRTRQIDYQRRLIEAEAMRDVAQAEVARANTLVDRYTPLAPDGVVSGVVFDDAKTALEVARANLRLSETEVETAEQALTDTIVRAPFNGSVTARYIDEGVFMSNSFSGMGNSAVVQIQECEIAAGILFAPESELARLRLGLTGRLYVDGRGDAIQSEILILNDRVDPVSRMVEFRMAFANPDCRVKAGQSVRAEVNVDQRPAIVVPRIAVRGTGDDRYIYVVSGGKVQRRVVKISDLDAGRTEVLDGLSIGEKVILSSSQPLYDGAVVEPAAS, from the coding sequence ATGATTCGCCTGACAGTATTACTTTGCCTTTTGTGCTCTCTGATCGGCGCATGCACCGAGGGCGGACGCGAAGATCAATCTGTTGCACCGCAAACCGACATCATTGCCGAGTCTGAAGCGTCCATCATACGGGTTGAGACGATATCCGCTGAAGAGACACTACTCGCCGAACCTCTCATCGCTTCAGGTACTATCGCCGCAAAGCAAACCAGCAATATTGGTGCATTGGCAGAGGGCGTCGTCGAACGTATTTTCGTCCGGGTCGGTGACCGAGTTCAAAAAGGCGACCCGCTATTCCGTACCCGGCAGATCGACTATCAGCGTAGACTTATCGAAGCTGAAGCAATGCGAGACGTCGCGCAGGCTGAGGTGGCCCGTGCGAACACCCTTGTAGATCGTTATACGCCACTGGCACCTGATGGTGTGGTCTCAGGTGTGGTCTTTGATGACGCCAAAACTGCTCTGGAAGTCGCTCGTGCCAATTTGCGGCTCAGCGAGACGGAAGTAGAAACCGCCGAGCAAGCGCTCACCGATACGATCGTGCGCGCTCCCTTCAACGGCTCTGTCACAGCACGTTACATCGATGAAGGTGTGTTCATGTCAAACAGCTTTTCCGGGATGGGCAATTCAGCGGTCGTTCAAATCCAGGAATGCGAAATTGCCGCGGGAATATTATTTGCGCCAGAGTCTGAGCTTGCGCGTCTGCGCCTCGGCTTGACGGGTCGTCTTTATGTCGATGGCCGCGGCGATGCGATTCAATCCGAGATTCTGATTTTGAACGACCGGGTGGACCCTGTCTCACGAATGGTTGAATTTCGCATGGCGTTTGCCAATCCGGACTGCCGTGTAAAGGCTGGGCAATCGGTTCGCGCCGAAGTGAATGTCGATCAACGCCCCGCCATAGTTGTGCCGCGAATAGCTGTGCGTGGCACAGGTGACGACCGCTACATCTATGTCGTCTCAGGTGGAAAAGTGCAGCGACGCGTCGTCAAAATTTCAGACCTGGACGCAGGCCGGACCGAGGTTCTTGACGGGTTGTCGATCGGTGAAAAGGTGATCCTGAGCTCATCCCAACCGCTTTATGATGGAGCCGTCGTCGAGCCAGCAGCGTCATGA
- a CDS encoding efflux RND transporter permease subunit, whose protein sequence is MMWLVDLSIRRAVFAVMIIASLVGLGYMSMGRLGVDLFPDVEFPYVNVTATLDGASPETVESEITDILEEYINTIDGIETLQSFSSEGRSQILIEFDLRSDAREKVQDVRDKVQLARAELPPDMDPPIVDKVDPDAAPIISVMIAGDLPIADLTAFADDVAKERLQRIDGVGSVSMVGGRERDVRIWLDNERLRAFGVTADDVRQAIQSEHAELPGGRLENAAGTKEFGVKTVAEVASADGFAELPVAYRENGVTIRISDIARVEDGLEDERSAALLNGRRGISLDIRKQSGRNTVEVARNVKEATERLRKIAPAGVTVIATRDVSKFIESSIEDVTHDVAIAIGLVIAVTFTFLLNVRATLTVAAAIPTSLVATFFGFYLLGFTINVLTLLALTVAIGLLVDDAIVVVEAIMKELEEGKPPLQAAREGTRKVGLAVFAGTAATLAVFVPIAFMDGIVGRFFYQYGLAIVFSVSVSLLVALTLTPMLASRFLRSGRVFFVFRPLDAFWDGVERVYASIVTLAVRFRLIVMLIAVSSVFGGAWYAAQVPSGFTSRADRSEFQGSIELPLGTGIAAALRTAQEADQGLRKIDHIEDVFLSIGSGSQTDVHIIELYASLTPKQERSKGQFEIMDEAREAIRGAAPDAVKVSVLEVPWVSGTTSGSSDLDLLLKGSDLVSLSQYADRLVQEMRSRSAFADVRTSFESGRPEAQILFDRRRAGDQGVSARSLASTARIALGGVDVGTFEEDGKRYDIRLRLEEDQRESVRDFDRIQVRGADGRLVDIGAVSQVQFASGPSQIDRSDRARKISVLGSSATGVSLGEATDELLAVLDAHPPPPGIVYSMGGMAERMQETAGAIGFALGLALLALYMVLASQFNSFVQPLVIMVTAPLSFSGAFAGLYYFGLESSLFAQIGLIGLMGIVMKNGILLVDRANQLTEDGMSPRTAILQACPERLRPVLMTAFSAIFGMMPVAFATSDGAEWRNALGALLIGGLTSSTLLTLIVVPAFFMMLSDVDSILARLRSRPLWPFNRLNRKDGEDSQMTAFSTGDEEHVPTTSHT, encoded by the coding sequence ATGATGTGGCTCGTCGATCTATCGATACGGCGAGCGGTCTTTGCGGTCATGATTATCGCGTCACTCGTGGGGCTTGGTTACATGTCGATGGGGCGACTGGGCGTCGACCTCTTCCCCGATGTCGAATTTCCGTACGTGAATGTCACGGCCACACTGGACGGTGCTTCCCCAGAAACAGTCGAGTCCGAAATCACCGATATTCTGGAGGAATACATCAATACAATTGATGGCATTGAGACACTGCAATCCTTTTCCAGCGAAGGGCGGTCTCAAATTCTTATCGAGTTCGATTTGAGGTCCGATGCCCGCGAGAAGGTCCAGGATGTTCGAGACAAGGTACAGCTTGCCCGCGCGGAACTACCTCCAGACATGGACCCGCCCATTGTTGATAAGGTGGATCCGGACGCTGCACCGATAATCTCCGTGATGATCGCTGGAGACCTGCCAATTGCCGACCTCACAGCGTTTGCCGATGACGTCGCCAAGGAGCGCCTTCAGCGAATTGACGGAGTTGGCTCGGTCAGCATGGTTGGAGGGCGTGAACGGGACGTCCGGATATGGCTCGACAATGAACGCCTGCGCGCCTTTGGCGTCACGGCAGATGATGTCCGCCAAGCGATTCAGAGTGAGCATGCGGAGCTTCCGGGCGGGCGGCTGGAAAATGCTGCCGGCACAAAGGAGTTCGGCGTCAAGACAGTCGCTGAAGTCGCCAGTGCGGATGGCTTTGCCGAACTGCCGGTCGCCTATCGAGAGAATGGCGTCACCATCCGCATCTCCGATATCGCGCGTGTCGAAGATGGGTTGGAGGATGAACGCTCAGCTGCCTTGCTGAATGGCAGGCGGGGCATATCGCTCGATATTCGAAAACAGTCGGGCCGTAACACTGTGGAAGTCGCACGCAATGTGAAGGAAGCGACAGAGCGTCTTCGGAAAATTGCCCCTGCCGGTGTAACTGTCATTGCGACCCGCGATGTTTCCAAATTCATCGAGAGCTCAATTGAGGATGTTACCCACGATGTGGCGATAGCAATTGGCCTCGTGATCGCTGTGACATTCACTTTCCTCCTGAACGTCAGAGCTACGCTAACTGTTGCCGCCGCGATCCCAACATCCTTGGTGGCGACCTTTTTTGGATTCTACCTGCTGGGATTTACGATCAATGTCCTCACTCTGTTGGCATTGACTGTCGCGATCGGTCTTCTTGTCGATGACGCCATAGTCGTCGTCGAAGCGATCATGAAGGAGCTGGAGGAGGGCAAGCCCCCTCTCCAAGCAGCCCGCGAGGGGACGCGCAAGGTTGGCTTGGCAGTGTTTGCAGGTACTGCCGCGACACTCGCTGTATTTGTACCCATCGCCTTTATGGATGGGATCGTCGGGCGGTTTTTTTACCAATATGGATTGGCGATCGTCTTTTCTGTGTCGGTCTCATTGCTCGTTGCGCTTACGCTAACCCCAATGCTCGCATCGCGCTTTCTCAGGTCGGGTCGTGTTTTCTTTGTTTTTCGCCCGCTGGATGCGTTCTGGGACGGCGTTGAACGTGTTTACGCGTCAATCGTGACGCTCGCCGTGCGATTTCGATTGATCGTTATGCTTATCGCAGTCTCGTCCGTATTTGGTGGGGCATGGTATGCCGCTCAAGTTCCGTCCGGGTTCACATCCCGTGCAGACCGGAGCGAGTTTCAGGGTTCAATCGAGCTACCGCTGGGTACCGGGATTGCGGCAGCGCTGCGGACGGCACAAGAAGCCGACCAAGGGCTCCGCAAGATTGACCACATTGAGGATGTATTCCTGTCCATTGGATCTGGCTCGCAAACCGATGTCCACATTATAGAACTCTATGCTTCTCTGACACCGAAGCAGGAACGCTCGAAAGGCCAGTTCGAGATCATGGATGAAGCGCGCGAAGCTATACGCGGAGCAGCGCCCGATGCGGTCAAAGTATCAGTTCTTGAAGTGCCCTGGGTCAGCGGCACAACATCCGGCAGCTCCGATCTCGATTTGTTGCTAAAGGGAAGTGATCTGGTTTCTCTTTCGCAGTATGCTGACAGGTTGGTGCAGGAGATGCGCTCGCGTTCTGCTTTCGCCGATGTCAGGACGAGTTTTGAGAGCGGGCGGCCTGAGGCCCAGATATTGTTTGACCGAAGGCGCGCAGGTGACCAAGGCGTATCAGCGAGGTCGCTTGCCTCAACTGCCCGGATCGCGCTCGGCGGGGTTGATGTGGGCACATTTGAAGAGGACGGAAAACGCTACGACATCCGTCTACGCCTCGAAGAAGACCAGAGAGAAAGCGTAAGGGACTTCGACCGTATACAGGTGCGCGGAGCTGATGGCCGTCTCGTGGACATCGGCGCGGTTTCACAAGTGCAGTTCGCATCGGGGCCGTCACAGATTGATCGGTCTGACCGGGCGCGAAAAATATCTGTGCTTGGCAGTTCTGCGACCGGTGTGTCGCTGGGCGAGGCTACTGATGAGCTGCTTGCAGTTCTGGATGCCCATCCACCGCCCCCGGGTATCGTATACTCAATGGGCGGAATGGCTGAACGAATGCAGGAGACAGCTGGCGCAATCGGATTTGCGCTCGGTCTCGCCTTGCTGGCGCTCTACATGGTGTTGGCCAGCCAGTTTAACTCATTCGTTCAGCCGCTCGTGATCATGGTAACGGCACCGCTCAGCTTTTCCGGCGCGTTCGCCGGGCTATACTATTTCGGCTTGGAGTCTTCGCTCTTTGCGCAGATTGGCCTCATTGGTTTGATGGGGATCGTTATGAAAAACGGCATCCTACTGGTCGACCGGGCGAACCAACTGACTGAAGATGGGATGTCGCCCCGTACCGCGATCCTCCAGGCCTGCCCGGAACGCTTGCGCCCGGTTCTGATGACAGCATTTTCAGCAATATTTGGAATGATGCCGGTAGCATTTGCGACATCAGACGGTGCGGAGTGGCGCAACGCTCTAGGCGCGCTGCTCATCGGAGGTTTGACGTCATCAACTCTCCTTACATTGATCGTTGTTCCGGCCTTCTTCATGATGCTCAGCGATGTCGACAGTATCTTGGCACGGCTCAGGAGCCGGCCTTTATGGCCATTCAATCGGCTCAACCGTAAGGACGGTGAAGATTCACAAATGACAGCGTTTTCAACGGGCGACGAAGAGCACGTGCCAACCACTAGCCACACATAG
- a CDS encoding DUF2285 domain-containing protein — protein sequence MKTYALKSDGVLKHYDYLWRLSADRWAWEYLRRNDDFLEDAETWSPDHVSDRIACNNTRIIKSRVPQNLAHRWGLAMMPDPRANGIDADVIWQRDVFPDQFEVHVSPRAPDEVCDIFERTVPICKVTLFTDRQGREFLLLRGNGCVVQIRCSGLSLLSLEPVRMKLQLSDVDAYERQLKAYKEALAIYGPAPDTQEPLWSKRTQMLRDGLVALDCQALGFSRKEIARVLYGAEAVEEGWSTGASNMKDSLRYLINKAEGLRDGGYLMELLGAQLGPDRVAA from the coding sequence ATGAAGACATATGCTCTGAAAAGCGATGGTGTGCTGAAGCACTATGATTATCTCTGGCGTCTGTCGGCTGATCGCTGGGCCTGGGAATATCTGCGCCGGAATGATGATTTTCTCGAAGATGCCGAGACCTGGTCGCCCGACCATGTCTCTGATCGTATCGCCTGCAACAATACGCGCATCATCAAGTCGCGCGTGCCACAGAACCTTGCTCATCGCTGGGGCCTCGCGATGATGCCGGATCCACGGGCCAATGGAATCGACGCTGACGTGATCTGGCAGCGCGACGTGTTTCCCGATCAGTTCGAAGTCCATGTCAGCCCGCGGGCACCTGATGAAGTGTGTGATATTTTCGAGCGCACAGTACCGATCTGCAAGGTGACGCTTTTCACTGATCGGCAGGGGCGGGAATTCCTCCTGCTTCGTGGCAATGGGTGTGTGGTCCAGATTCGTTGCAGCGGGCTTTCCCTACTCAGCCTCGAGCCGGTTCGGATGAAGCTCCAGCTGTCGGACGTCGATGCCTATGAACGCCAGCTCAAGGCGTACAAGGAAGCGCTCGCCATTTACGGGCCGGCGCCGGATACCCAGGAGCCGCTCTGGAGCAAACGAACGCAAATGCTGCGTGACGGGCTTGTGGCCCTGGATTGCCAGGCGCTTGGCTTCAGCCGCAAGGAAATTGCGCGGGTACTTTATGGTGCTGAGGCTGTCGAGGAGGGCTGGTCAACAGGGGCCTCCAATATGAAGGACAGCCTTCGCTATCTGATCAACAAGGCTGAAGGCCTGCGGGATGGCGGGTATTTGATGGAGCTGCTAGGCGCGCAATTGGGACCGGATCGAGTGGCGGCTTAA
- a CDS encoding DUF736 domain-containing protein, translating to MANALGYVSETKSGFEGTLAMMNLSAAIRIEKNAEKTEDGHPDYRIYAGETSTEIGGGWMRKSKASGRDYVSLTLADPQIGPRRIFANLAPVKGKKGRHVILWNARD from the coding sequence ATGGCAAACGCACTCGGATATGTCAGCGAAACCAAGTCCGGCTTCGAAGGCACCCTCGCAATGATGAACCTCTCAGCTGCAATCCGCATCGAGAAGAATGCGGAAAAGACTGAAGACGGCCATCCGGACTACCGCATCTATGCCGGTGAGACCTCGACCGAAATCGGCGGCGGCTGGATGCGCAAGTCGAAGGCATCGGGACGCGATTATGTTTCGCTGACGCTGGCAGACCCGCAGATCGGTCCCCGGCGGATCTTCGCCAACCTCGCCCCGGTCAAGGGCAAGAAAGGCCGCCACGTCATCCTCTGGAACGCCCGCGACTAG
- the trbB gene encoding P-type conjugative transfer ATPase TrbB, producing MLRTAFSPAIRRALEAPDVMEVLVNPDGRLWLEQAGIGLTLTDTVLSPEDRERVIRIVASSLGNKDAYNHSIVSAELPETGERFEGLLPPIATAPCFAIRKPSATPITLSDYVAAGTLPAALAAALRAAIETRANILIAGGTSSGKTTFANALLAEPGFTDDRIILLEDTRELRVTGPDHVALRTDKAGADLRTLVRSTLRLRPDRIIVGEVRGPEALDLLKAWNTGHPGGLTTLHANSAHGALTRLEQLIGEASPSIPRALIAEAIDIVVYLSRASGTRRVEDAIRITGFDGETYTTEPLAAPRFSIVQQGAIQ from the coding sequence ATGCTCCGCACCGCCTTCAGTCCTGCCATTCGACGGGCGCTTGAAGCCCCCGATGTCATGGAAGTCCTCGTCAATCCGGACGGCCGCCTCTGGCTCGAACAGGCAGGCATCGGTCTCACTCTCACGGATACTGTGCTGTCGCCGGAAGACCGCGAACGCGTCATCCGGATCGTCGCCTCAAGCCTCGGAAATAAGGATGCCTACAACCACTCCATCGTGTCGGCGGAGCTTCCGGAGACGGGCGAACGGTTTGAGGGGCTCCTCCCCCCGATCGCAACCGCGCCCTGTTTTGCCATCCGGAAGCCCTCCGCCACGCCAATCACCCTGTCGGATTATGTTGCCGCCGGCACACTCCCGGCGGCCCTCGCCGCAGCGCTTCGCGCCGCCATTGAAACCCGCGCCAATATCCTCATCGCGGGCGGCACATCGTCCGGTAAAACCACCTTTGCCAACGCGCTGCTGGCTGAGCCAGGCTTTACCGATGACCGGATCATCCTGCTGGAAGACACACGAGAACTTCGGGTCACAGGCCCCGATCATGTCGCCCTGCGTACCGACAAGGCCGGCGCGGATCTGCGAACCCTGGTGCGCTCAACCCTTAGATTGAGGCCGGACCGTATCATTGTCGGCGAGGTGCGCGGGCCAGAAGCGCTCGATCTTCTCAAGGCCTGGAACACCGGCCATCCGGGCGGCCTCACCACCCTGCACGCAAACTCTGCCCATGGCGCGCTCACAAGGCTCGAACAGCTCATCGGCGAAGCCAGCCCGAGCATTCCACGCGCGCTGATAGCAGAAGCGATCGACATCGTCGTTTACCTGTCGCGTGCGAGCGGCACCCGCCGCGTCGAGGACGCCATCCGCATCACCGGTTTCGATGGCGAGACCTACACAACTGAACCTCTCGCCGCGCCCAGATTTTCCATTGTCCAGCAAGGAGCCATACAATGA
- a CDS encoding ParB/RepB/Spo0J family partition protein, translating into MSVARTVTELLGPRPRMTLVIAEAQVAEIWVEGRAPLITIRDYDWGETDPEPSRDGDGFPFTKINWRGPAWALGLSLYPPEKETSMAQPDLKHIPLDELRISKLNMRHGRKKPDVSDILPSIRESGLRQTLLVRPEGKYYGVIAGRRRFFALKEIAKEAGETPLVPCAIMAEKDAASAIAASVIENVGRLPATEMEQYEAFKRLHDEGKVVEDIATFFGVTELLVRRVLALASLAEPIRRLYAADGLDRETIRALTLATPDQQAEWLRLFESETERAPMGRSCKAWITGGTTITTDKALFDLNTYDG; encoded by the coding sequence ATGAGCGTTGCCCGCACCGTCACTGAATTGCTTGGCCCAAGGCCGCGCATGACGCTCGTCATTGCCGAGGCCCAGGTCGCCGAAATCTGGGTCGAGGGCCGCGCGCCGCTGATCACGATCCGCGACTATGACTGGGGCGAAACCGACCCTGAGCCGAGCCGAGACGGCGACGGCTTTCCCTTCACCAAGATCAATTGGAGAGGCCCCGCATGGGCGCTGGGTCTCTCGCTTTACCCGCCAGAAAAGGAGACCTCCATGGCACAGCCCGACCTCAAACACATCCCGCTCGACGAGCTTCGGATTTCAAAACTCAATATGCGGCATGGACGCAAAAAGCCGGACGTGTCGGACATATTGCCGTCGATCCGCGAGAGCGGCCTCCGCCAGACTTTGCTGGTTCGCCCCGAGGGCAAGTATTATGGCGTCATCGCCGGGCGCCGCCGCTTCTTCGCGCTGAAAGAGATTGCGAAAGAGGCAGGCGAGACGCCGCTGGTGCCATGCGCGATCATGGCCGAGAAGGATGCGGCGTCTGCGATTGCCGCGTCCGTCATCGAGAATGTCGGACGCCTGCCCGCAACAGAGATGGAGCAGTACGAGGCGTTCAAACGCCTGCATGATGAAGGCAAGGTGGTCGAAGACATTGCGACCTTCTTCGGGGTGACTGAGCTTCTGGTCCGGCGCGTCCTCGCGCTTGCTTCGCTGGCAGAGCCGATCCGCAGGCTCTACGCCGCCGACGGACTGGACCGCGAGACGATCCGCGCGCTGACGCTCGCCACGCCCGACCAGCAGGCCGAATGGCTTCGCCTCTTCGAGAGCGAGACCGAACGCGCCCCCATGGGACGGTCCTGTAAAGCTTGGATCACGGGCGGGACGACGATCACGACCGACAAGGCGCTGTTTGATCTCAACACCTATGACGGTTAA
- a CDS encoding PaaI family thioesterase: MSASTPGLRDMQLALEAAPFHRWLGLEVISAGEEAIRLEMPWRDEIVSNPHTQSAHGGILAALIDLTGFYALLAAGSVPVATADLRVDYHKPATPGRLTITGRIVRLGSTLSVAEASITNADGDLLSSGRGAYQMPRHSQ, from the coding sequence ATGAGCGCCTCAACTCCAGGTCTCAGGGACATGCAGCTTGCGCTTGAAGCTGCCCCCTTTCATCGATGGCTTGGGCTCGAGGTAATCAGCGCAGGCGAAGAAGCGATCAGACTTGAGATGCCCTGGCGGGATGAAATTGTCTCCAACCCGCACACCCAATCTGCGCATGGCGGAATTCTCGCTGCCTTGATTGATCTCACAGGATTTTATGCCTTGTTGGCCGCTGGCAGCGTGCCGGTCGCTACCGCGGACTTGCGCGTCGACTATCATAAGCCCGCCACACCCGGTCGGCTTACCATAACGGGAAGAATCGTCCGACTGGGGTCGACACTATCAGTCGCCGAAGCATCAATTACCAACGCTGATGGCGACCTGCTTTCGAGCGGACGCGGTGCCTACCAGATGCCGAGGCATTCGCAATGA
- a CDS encoding MarR family winged helix-turn-helix transcriptional regulator gives MALSTRSLGFDLKGDPRIDFSFLLGEVTRLLRIAFDREMEAIGLTRSQWHVLVYVLRLDSPTQTALAEALDIARPSVGALIDQLENSGYVSRERDAADRRVWRIVPTRLARQRAEDFAKSAERVAARAFASVEADDLAESASVLSAIRDALKSQETAP, from the coding sequence ATGGCGCTTTCGACGCGGTCACTTGGCTTTGATCTCAAGGGAGACCCCAGAATTGACTTCAGTTTTCTTCTCGGGGAAGTCACCCGTCTGTTGCGCATAGCATTTGACAGGGAAATGGAGGCCATTGGCCTTACGAGATCACAATGGCATGTGCTGGTTTATGTATTGAGACTGGATAGCCCCACGCAAACAGCGCTTGCAGAGGCGCTCGACATCGCCCGTCCTTCCGTCGGCGCGCTGATCGACCAGCTGGAAAACTCTGGCTATGTCTCACGCGAGAGGGACGCAGCCGACCGACGGGTCTGGCGCATTGTTCCAACGCGATTGGCCCGCCAGCGCGCCGAAGATTTTGCAAAATCTGCGGAGCGCGTTGCAGCGCGAGCATTTGCTTCGGTAGAGGCGGATGATCTGGCTGAGTCCGCGAGCGTACTTTCGGCCATACGTGATGCATTGAAGTCTCAAGAGACCGCCCCTTAG
- a CDS encoding antirestriction protein ArdA — protein sequence MTTPQPSAPLAADAAPTSPDRPRIYVACLAAYNDGCLHGRWIDATTPDEVMAEVRAMLAASPLPDAEERAIHDYEGFEGAQLSEYASFETVCDLADFIAERGRLGALVHRHFGDDLEQAEAAFDDYAGTYSSRADFAEELHRDTGTEIPAALEYYIDWSALARDMELNGDIMVFETGFEDVHVFWTR from the coding sequence ATGACCACACCGCAACCTTCAGCCCCCCTTGCGGCAGACGCTGCACCCACATCTCCAGACCGGCCCCGTATCTATGTGGCCTGCCTTGCCGCCTACAATGATGGCTGCCTGCACGGGCGCTGGATCGACGCGACGACGCCTGATGAGGTGATGGCCGAGGTTCGCGCTATGTTGGCGGCGTCGCCGCTGCCGGACGCCGAAGAGCGGGCAATCCATGACTATGAAGGCTTCGAAGGCGCGCAGCTTTCCGAATATGCGAGCTTCGAGACAGTCTGTGATTTGGCTGATTTCATTGCAGAGCGTGGTCGGCTCGGTGCGCTGGTCCATCGCCATTTCGGCGATGACCTTGAGCAGGCCGAAGCGGCCTTCGACGACTATGCGGGCACCTATTCGAGCCGGGCAGACTTCGCTGAGGAATTGCACCGCGACACCGGGACCGAAATCCCCGCAGCCCTCGAATACTATATCGACTGGTCAGCGCTCGCCCGCGACATGGAGCTGAACGGCGACATTATGGTGTTCGAGACAGGGTTCGAAGACGTTCACGTCTTCTGGACGCGTTGA
- a CDS encoding TrbC/VirB2 family protein gives MFGKVLPLAVGLTLTATLSAPAYAAGSGMPWEGPLDQILASIEGPVARIVSVIIITLTGLALAFGETSGGMRKLIQIVFGLSIAFAATSFFLTFFSFGGGANF, from the coding sequence ATGTTCGGAAAGGTGCTGCCGCTTGCGGTCGGCCTGACCCTGACCGCCACGCTCTCTGCGCCAGCCTATGCCGCCGGCTCAGGTATGCCCTGGGAAGGCCCGCTCGACCAAATCCTCGCCTCAATCGAGGGACCGGTCGCCCGCATCGTCTCGGTGATCATCATCACGCTCACCGGCCTCGCCCTCGCTTTCGGGGAGACGTCCGGCGGCATGCGCAAGCTGATCCAGATCGTGTTCGGGCTGTCGATCGCCTTTGCGGCCACGAGCTTTTTCCTCACCTTCTTCTCCTTCGGCGGCGGAGCCAACTTCTGA
- a CDS encoding alpha/beta hydrolase, producing MNKAVGRMNAQGLSLAMSSFGDPAAPPVIFAHGGGQTRHAWKAAAKTLAYEGYFSTVLDLRGHGDSDWAADGDYSLEAFASDLIDVAGQLSGAGTRPHLVGASLGGLAAIVAAGMLARDAFMSVTLVDIAPNMDAAGVAKVVGFMGAHIEEGFESLEQAADVIAKYLPHRPRPDDLEGLRKNLRQGEDGRWRWHWDPAFITGVMQRSAVTRTGDLEQAVRDICVPLHLIRGRMSELVSEDSVTAFRALAPNAHFTDVAGARHMVAGDRNDVFTDAVAAFLRQVGEEAPV from the coding sequence GTGAACAAGGCTGTCGGACGAATGAATGCACAGGGGCTCTCATTAGCCATGAGCTCGTTTGGTGATCCTGCAGCGCCCCCGGTAATTTTCGCGCATGGCGGCGGGCAAACCCGGCACGCCTGGAAGGCCGCTGCGAAAACGCTCGCATATGAGGGCTATTTCTCGACGGTGCTGGACCTTCGCGGACATGGCGATAGCGATTGGGCAGCTGACGGAGACTACTCACTAGAAGCCTTTGCGAGTGACTTGATTGATGTTGCAGGGCAACTGTCGGGCGCGGGCACCCGGCCACACCTCGTTGGGGCCTCTCTTGGCGGGCTTGCTGCAATCGTCGCAGCTGGCATGCTGGCACGTGACGCGTTTATGTCAGTTACTCTTGTTGACATTGCGCCGAATATGGATGCGGCCGGGGTTGCCAAAGTGGTCGGTTTTATGGGCGCTCACATCGAGGAAGGTTTCGAATCCCTGGAACAGGCCGCCGATGTCATCGCAAAATATCTTCCGCATCGCCCCCGCCCAGATGACCTTGAAGGTTTGCGGAAGAATTTGCGCCAAGGGGAGGATGGGCGCTGGCGCTGGCATTGGGACCCGGCCTTCATTACGGGCGTAATGCAGCGATCGGCAGTTACACGCACTGGCGATCTCGAACAGGCGGTAAGGGACATTTGTGTGCCGCTTCATCTCATTCGCGGGCGCATGAGTGAGCTCGTCTCAGAGGACTCCGTTACCGCCTTCCGGGCGCTCGCCCCAAATGCGCATTTTACCGATGTCGCTGGGGCACGCCACATGGTGGCGGGAGACCGCAATGATGTGTTCACGGATGCCGTTGCCGCTTTTTTGCGTCAGGTGGGCGAGGAGGCCCCGGTATGA
- a CDS encoding helix-turn-helix domain-containing protein — translation MTIANDTAAERKEWPDLMTVEEAAAFLRLKRSTLDHYRCQGRGPVYRKHGARVFYPKTNLIAWSERNAYASTSERLRSTR, via the coding sequence ATGACGATAGCGAATGACACTGCCGCTGAGCGCAAGGAATGGCCGGACCTGATGACAGTCGAGGAGGCGGCCGCTTTCCTCCGGCTGAAGCGCTCGACGCTTGATCATTATCGTTGCCAGGGAAGAGGGCCAGTCTACCGTAAACATGGCGCTCGGGTCTTTTATCCGAAGACCAATCTCATCGCCTGGTCAGAGCGTAATGCCTATGCTTCGACCTCTGAAAGACTGCGGTCGACGCGGTGA
- a CDS encoding VirB3 family type IV secretion system protein, translating into MAEGYEIPLHRSLTEPILMAGAPRAAAIAIGTLAAALALGLRLWLPGLILWIVGHSAAVMVARQDPDFIAVASRSARHAEHLSC; encoded by the coding sequence ATGGCCGAGGGCTATGAAATCCCCCTGCACCGCTCGCTCACCGAGCCGATCCTGATGGCGGGAGCGCCGCGCGCGGCTGCCATCGCCATCGGCACGCTGGCGGCCGCCCTTGCCCTTGGCCTTCGCCTCTGGCTGCCAGGCCTGATCCTCTGGATTGTCGGCCATAGCGCCGCCGTAATGGTCGCGCGACAGGACCCGGATTTCATAGCTGTCGCTAGCCGCTCGGCCCGCCATGCGGAGCATCTCTCATGCTGA